ACCTCAACAGTAATCCCccatttgttgttgaaattCAGTTTCCATGAATTTTCTGACCATACAAATGCAAGTGCCATGAATAAATTGCTAGTTTCAGTTTCCATTAAGCGTATGATTCTACAAATTCGTGTGGCCTAATATAATTGCTTATACCATCAAGCACTTGCAAAAGGATACAAATTCATATTCTTAAGTAGTTTTGTGGTAAGATGATTTAAAACTGTAAGGGTGATAAATAATAATGGCCCCAAAAATTTCATTATCTCTGTGGCATGAAGGGTGAGATTTTCATCAAATGAAATCAATGACTTGAAGCTTGTAATTAACAAatttacatgataaattataccCAGAAGGAACGCGAGCACTTTATTTCAAGGTCTCTCCTTTTGGACAAGCTGACATATAAcgtgaattgattttaaaaaaataaaaaataaaaaataaaagagagatcTTCAACTGAGTATTACGTGCATACCTTGCAAATCTAGAATCATGGGATCTTTCTCCACAGAATCAATCTGCACACGCTGCTTTGCTGCTAACAGTACATATAGGGGTTCCACTGCCTCCTTGAATTGATTAGGACTGAGGGTCATGGATCCCAATCTTATAATGTCTTTTCTTGTCCTAGCAGCAGGCAAAATTGGCTGAAGATCCTGCACTTTCCATAATTAGGTTTCCCGAATGCAGGATGCAAAATAACAAGGAACCGACACCTAACCAACATTAGCCATTTCTATAATCTaacatagaacaaaagaaaatccctAGCAAACATCACTGCACATAGATCTAAACCACCCTAAACAATTGAGGAGGTCAGAATCAACAAAGACAAAGCTTCGCAACGTGCAAGCACcaatgaaaagcaaaatttaATTGCAACCGCAGCACTCTTTAAACCCGAAATCACCAAGCTTGGAGCATCAAGCCACGGAGGTCAAGATGGAGTTGTAAAATTTCAATCTTTTAGACAAAGagtggtgaaaaaaaaaaaaaactcgtgaTCAAGAGATCTTACATAGATGAATCTCCTAAAGAACCAGAGTTCTGCAACACATCAGAGGCCCAGTCAACGACGTGCACAGTGCAGCATCGAAACTCACAAAAGCCGCAGCTAACGACGAGCTACAGAGCTAAAACACCACACGACCCAATCAAAGACTGAACGCCAAGCAGCAAGCGCGGAGCTGCCACGACAACAGAACAAAATCGACAACACCGCACAAGAATCAACCGACGAAAGCTATCCAAAGCGCTTCGGCAATCCCTAGGCACGAAACCAGTTCGTTCCGATTCGAATCCGCGACGGACGGAATCGAGAGGAACCGAGAGAAGTCGAGACTCACCCTGACGAGTCTGCTCGCGCCCTTGCTCCTGACCAAGAACGAGGCTCGACGGATAACCATGCGAAGCCATCAAGCAGAGCTCCGCCATCATCGACCAAGAACGAGGCGAGGAGGGAAGCGCttagggtgagtgagagggctcgaGACAGAGAGGAGGGGAGCGCTTGGGGTGAGTGAGAGGACTCGggacagagaggagaggagtgcttgaggaagagagaggcagAAGCGGGAAGAAATAGCGCGCTCCgttgaaaagaagagagagaaaatgcagcaggcctctccttcttcgccgcgcCGTCGACCCCGCCCAAGTCCGccgagatctccctcgcgaccGAGCGGGCTAGCGTCAGGGACAGCGCCCGGTCAGCGGCGGGGAGCCTGGtgccgctcgggaacgagaccgagATCACCAGCGAGGCTTTTGGGCAggcgggggcggaggcggaggcggagacgGAGGCGGAGCCGGAGGAGGTGGGATGCGCggagaaggaaacagaggaaggCTCTGAGCGTTCTCGGTTCTTttacgaggagagagagagaaccggtcTATTcaagtgagggagagagagagaaattttgagcGGGAGGAATACGCTGACCGTCCTTTCTTTTCTGCGGgtggagccgagccgagccgagccagcCGAATACCAgcccttttctccttttccagGGGGTTCcgctcgagaaaatattgggtaggtTTTACCCTCCACGTAGGCGGTGGGTTAAACCATTCAGCGGTCGACACGTGGCGCCACGTAAGCGAGGGCGTCAGGGTTCAAAATTCGCGCGGGCCGCGTGGGGCCCACCACTCTGACGCTCCCTGCTCTGCGACGCCTGCGCCCCCTGTCGAatcgttctctctctcctctctctctctctctcccccttctccGTTCCGTTCCGTTGCGTGCGGGGGAGAACAAAAAAGtcgcatctctctctccattctcgcgCACAGctgcttctcttcctcctctgctctctctctccattctcgcgCACAGCTGCTTCTCttcccctcctctgctctctctctccattctcgccGACGAGCCCTCTCTCTGCATTCTCGATTCCGACGCCCCCTCAAGCCGGTTGCCTACGTCGCCCTCGACTCTAACGCcgacgacgccgcctccgcctccgcccccgacGCCCTCTCGCGACTCCGACGCTCCTCAAGGCGGTTGCCTCCGACGcctccgacgccgcctccgcctccgccccgaCGCCCTCTCGCGACTCCGTCGCCCCCGCCTCCGACGCCGAcccccacctccgcctccgcctcggccgacgccctttccacctccgccgaaGCCTCGACCGATCGTTCGGCTGCAAACTCTGCTCATATCTCACAGCGTCCTCATCAGGTACCGCAGTAGCTTCTCGGTCTTTGATTATCTCCGCTCGTTGTTAGTCGGGCGAATCTGTTCCGGCGACTCGAGCGTATTTGAGTTATGGAAGTGAAGTATGGTAATTATGatatgtgaaaatattattcaagaGAAATATTTCCTGAAAAGAATTGGTGCTAGCTTTCATTGGATTAGCTCTTTATATTAAAATAGCAGTTGAGCCACTCAGTTAAATCCGCATTTGGTTCCATCTAATTCATGGGTCAATTACCGCCGTTCTGTTTTAAACAACATTACAGATCTCTGTTCTAGGTGAGTCTATGATTGTCAGGGTTAGTTGTCACAGGAGGAGTAGTCCTTCCAAGTGGCTGGTTACTCTTAAGCAATTCCAGGTGAAGACTGTCATGGACCCAATGCTTATCCTTATCCTTGATGGATGGTtcatttaacttattttatttttctgctaTTCAACTAATCAAATTCACTTTTCAATCAAAGAATGACTAAATAGGATAAACGAGTTACATTGCTCATATTGTTGAATTTATACTTTATCTGAAAGGGAGCAAAAGACATTATGAGTAGTTGCGCTTGTGCATGAATTTGGGCGGTTTGTCACGAGCTCGCTTCTACTTAACATGTCACGAGGCCATACAGTTTAAGCGGAGTTTGATAAAACCTTTTGCCCATGGCTTGCTATTATAGGACTACATGGAAGATTATGTGGTATACGTACCTTTTCAGTCTCTTCAAGCTCTAGGGTGCCATGTTGATGCAGTCTGCCCCAAGAAGAAGAGTGGTGACACTTGCCCAACTGCAATTCATGATTTTGAAGGTGACCAGACTTACAGCGAGAAACCTGGCCATGATTTTACTCTTACAGCTGACTTTGAGGGTTTGGATGCCTCAAGTTATGATGCCCT
This region of Eucalyptus grandis isolate ANBG69807.140 chromosome 8, ASM1654582v1, whole genome shotgun sequence genomic DNA includes:
- the LOC104423472 gene encoding uncharacterized protein LOC104423472 — protein: MRSHQAELRHHRPRTRRGGKRLGGFRSRKYWVGFTLHVGGGLNHSAVDTWRHVSEGVRVQNSRGPRGAHHSDAPCSATPAPPVESFSLSSLSLSPPSPFRSVACGGEQKSRISLSILAHSCFSSSSALSLHSRAQLLLFPSSALSLHSRRRALSLHSRFRRPLKPVAYVALDSNADDAASASAPDALSRLRRSSRRLPPTPPTPPPPPPRRPLATPSPPPPTPTPTSASASADALSTSAEASTDRSAANSAHISQRPHQDYMEDYVVYVPFQSLQALGCHVDAVCPKKKSGDTCPTAIHDFEGDQTYSEKPGHDFTLTADFEGLDASSYDALVIPGGRAPEYLALDGKVIALVKDFMEAKKPVASICHGQQILAAAGVLKGKKCTAYPAVKLDVVLAGATWLEPDPIDRCFTDGNLVTGAAWPGHPEFIFQLMALLGIKSEERMRKEMERFDHERRKEEERLIREQRREEERLLREQRRESERHE